A region from the Ammospiza caudacuta isolate bAmmCau1 chromosome 4, bAmmCau1.pri, whole genome shotgun sequence genome encodes:
- the LOC131557242 gene encoding acrosin-like produces the protein MQACAGHVEHLRVSGPRPGEGACAALGAPWRGPARPPWPGRSSPNPTGRPQFLVDRLIPRGLTWCAALHTLWGASAGAAASHGAGWKLLSTCRGSCGVRPLTSDEERGRTRVVGGKNAEVGAWPWLVSIQDPSVSGTGHLCGGSLISTRWVLTAAHCFAESRNISAMRLLIGVTQLTEPGPEAQVRLIKRLLIHNEYDPADQSNDIALLEMSEPVQCNSHIQLVCVPKATVNVAQLDTCYVAGWGATTARSQTSSDILQEAKVHLINVQICNSSEWYQGDVHSHNLCAGYPEGGIDTCQGDSGGPLMCKDKDADFFWVVGITSWGRGCARAKRPGIYTSVRHFYDWIALQMEMLPQSWNPYPTASPPWTRPTNAPWPTQKPWPTAPPAPNPWPTAPPPPKPWPTTMPTPKPSSLPTPVEENNNCPYPLKKLMEFFTEIQKLLKNLQGIPV, from the exons ATGCAGGCCTGTGCAGGCCACGTGGAACACCTGCGAGTAAGTGGCCCCAGGCCCGGGGAGGGAGCTTGTGCAGCACTGGGGGCTCCCTGGAGAGGGCCTGCTCGTCCTCCATGGCCAGGCCGcagctccccaaaccccacagggagGCCTCAGTTCCTTGTGGACAGGCTCATACCCCGTGGCCTTACCTGGTGTGCTGCCCTACACACCTTGTGGGGAgcttctgctggagcagcagcaagccATGGAGCAGGATGGAAATTACTTTCTACTTGCAGAGGGAGCTGCGGAGTCCGGCCCTTGACTTCCGATGAGGAACGAGGCAGGACACGTGTCGTGGGTGGCAAAAATGCTGAGGTTGGGGCCTGGCCCTGGCTTGTCAGCATCCAGGATCCCTCGGTTTCAGGCACAGGGCATCTGTGCGGAGGGTCCCTCATCAGTACACGGTGGGTCCTCACGGCTGCCCACTGTTTTGCTGAGTCCAG GAACATCAGCGCCATGCGCCTGCTGATCGGCGTCACCCAGCTGACAGAGCCGGGCCCTGAGGCCCAGGTGCGCCTGATTAAGCGGCTGCTGATTCACAACGAATACGATCCTGCCGACCAGAGCAACGACATTGCACTGCTGGAAATGAGCGAGCCTGTCCAGTGCAACTCCCACATCCAGCTGGTGTGTGTGCCCAAAGCCACGGTGAACGTGGCACAGCTGGATACCTGCTATGTCGCTGGCTGGGGTGCTACCACTGCAAGAT CTCAAACATCCAGCGATATCCTGCAGGAGGCCAAGGTCCACCTTATCAATGTCCAGATCTGCAATAGCAGTGAGTGGTACCAGGGGGACGTCCATAGCCACAACTTGTGTGCTGGCTACCCGGAAGGTGGCATCGACACCTGCCAG GGTGACAGTGGGGGTCCACTCATGTGCAAAGACAAGGACGCTGACTTCTTCTGGGTTGTTGGAATAaccagctggggcagaggctgcGCCAGGGCGAAACGGCCTGGAATATACACTTCTGTTCGGCACTTCTATGACTGGATTGCACTCCAGATGGAAATGCTCCCACAGTCATGGAATCCTTATCCAACTGCCTCACCACCCTGGACTCGTCCTACAAATGCCCCATGGCCCACTCA AAAACCGTGGCCAACAGCGCCGCCTGCTCCGAATCCATGGCCAACAGCACCGCCCCCTCCAAAGCCATGGCCAACAACCATGCCCACTCCAAAGCCAAGTTCATTACCCACACCAGTGGAAGAGAATAATAACTGCCCATATCCACTCAAGAAGCTGATGGAATTCTTCACTGAGATACAGAAGCTTCTGAAGAACCTACAGGGGATTCCAGTTTGA